From a region of the Aeoliella mucimassa genome:
- a CDS encoding MFS transporter gives MSTDTDNRYSDELPVDDVTPYDSPLSADPREKRDEAVNFALLTMHQVFLRVGWIFKTESIVMPVFMDFIGGGPVLRGVLMVLSRIGLSVPPVLFSRQLKIARQKKWWLSLCGLAMSIPFGLLAWICWQGTWRDTHGDPRWWMPVVFLILYGIFFMLTGMNQLTAHAIQGKLIRVNRRGRLFTASVAIGAPLAILGAWNWMPIWLEEPDTGFAWLFGCAAVAFFGTGLVTMLLREEPDDFQQDRSPVLHYFRDAWRVVARDPNARSLALLTVLMSFMFMLFPHYVAVIDDRPTFDLKRMTSWVCLQNAGTALLSLIVGPLADRFGNRAALHLTTLGLAVAPALGLVGLYLPSEVRLQYAWLMFTAVGFTPVTLRLMINYALEIAPRDDHPKYISTLGLCVAIPVVIGAPLVGWIAREWGYQPIFLLGLVMLLAALVQTFRIAEPRTGESSLLHKALRK, from the coding sequence ATGTCGACCGACACCGACAATCGTTACTCCGACGAACTGCCGGTGGACGACGTGACTCCCTACGATTCGCCGCTATCGGCAGATCCGCGCGAGAAGCGAGACGAAGCGGTGAACTTTGCGTTGCTCACGATGCATCAGGTCTTTCTGCGGGTGGGATGGATCTTTAAGACCGAGAGCATCGTGATGCCGGTGTTCATGGACTTTATCGGGGGAGGTCCGGTGCTTCGCGGAGTGTTGATGGTACTGAGCCGCATTGGGCTGAGCGTGCCGCCGGTGCTGTTCTCGCGACAACTTAAAATCGCCCGCCAGAAGAAATGGTGGCTCAGTTTGTGCGGGCTGGCGATGAGCATCCCGTTCGGGCTGCTCGCCTGGATTTGCTGGCAAGGCACTTGGCGCGACACGCATGGCGACCCGCGCTGGTGGATGCCGGTGGTGTTTCTCATTCTGTATGGCATCTTCTTCATGCTCACCGGCATGAATCAACTGACCGCGCACGCGATCCAAGGCAAACTGATTCGCGTGAATCGTCGCGGGCGGTTGTTTACCGCCAGCGTCGCGATCGGCGCACCGCTGGCGATCCTCGGTGCCTGGAACTGGATGCCGATCTGGTTGGAAGAACCCGATACCGGATTCGCTTGGCTGTTTGGCTGCGCGGCCGTCGCGTTCTTTGGCACCGGGTTAGTGACCATGTTGCTCCGCGAAGAGCCCGACGACTTTCAGCAAGACCGTTCGCCGGTGCTGCATTACTTTCGCGACGCCTGGCGTGTGGTCGCCCGCGATCCGAACGCGCGGTCGCTGGCGTTGCTCACGGTGCTGATGAGTTTCATGTTCATGCTGTTCCCGCATTACGTCGCGGTGATCGACGACCGTCCGACGTTTGACCTGAAACGTATGACCTCTTGGGTCTGCCTGCAGAACGCAGGGACCGCGCTGTTGAGTTTAATCGTCGGTCCGCTGGCCGATCGGTTTGGCAATCGGGCCGCGCTGCATCTCACCACGCTTGGACTGGCAGTGGCCCCCGCGCTCGGTCTGGTGGGACTCTATCTGCCGAGCGAGGTGCGACTGCAGTACGCCTGGCTGATGTTCACTGCGGTCGGATTTACCCCGGTCACGCTGCGGCTGATGATTAACTACGCTCTCGAAATCGCCCCTCGCGACGACCACCCCAAGTACATCAGCACACTTGGATTGTGCGTGGCGATTCCCGTCGTGATCGGCGCCCCGCTGGTCGGGTGGATCGCCCGCGAGTGGGGATACCAACCGATCTTTCTGCTCGGCTTGGTCATGTTGCTAGCAGCCTTGGTGCAGACTTTCCGCATTGCCGAACCCCGCACCGGCGAGTCGAGCCTATTGCACAAGGCGCTGCGAAAATAG
- the cyaB gene encoding class IV adenylate cyclase, with the protein MQLEIEQKFAIADPVAVVERVVQLGGQELSPVEQRDTYYNHPSRDFRTTDEALRIRRTNENTVVTYKGPKLDTQVKTRPEIEIPLAQAESWPPLLEILGFREVATVSKRRRRFALAREGFDIEVAVDEVTNVGNYAEVEIVADETQVSDARQVVQTLASELQLQDVEPRSYLSMLLAKQVD; encoded by the coding sequence ATGCAACTTGAGATCGAACAGAAGTTCGCCATCGCCGATCCCGTGGCCGTGGTCGAGCGGGTAGTGCAACTCGGGGGGCAGGAACTTTCGCCGGTCGAACAGCGCGATACCTACTACAATCACCCGTCGCGTGACTTTCGGACAACCGACGAAGCCTTGCGAATCCGTCGCACGAACGAAAACACGGTGGTCACGTACAAAGGTCCCAAGCTCGACACGCAGGTGAAAACCCGCCCTGAGATTGAGATTCCTTTGGCCCAAGCCGAGTCGTGGCCTCCGCTGCTGGAGATTCTCGGCTTCCGTGAAGTGGCCACGGTGAGTAAACGCCGGCGGCGGTTCGCCCTCGCCCGCGAAGGCTTCGACATCGAAGTCGCCGTGGACGAAGTGACCAATGTCGGCAACTACGCCGAGGTGGAGATCGTCGCCGACGAGACTCAGGTATCCGACGCGCGACAAGTGGTTCAAACGCTGGCCAGCGAACTCCAGCTGCAGGATGTCGAACCACGCAGCTACCTGTCGATGCTGCTCGCCAAGCAGGTCGACTAA
- a CDS encoding UTP--glucose-1-phosphate uridylyltransferase: MAPESLLARLEPYQQQHVLAFWDSLDADAQAKLAAEVESLDLELIASLFKGEVDQPDFAEEARRATEPPAMRLADRRGEGTSKLGLSPDEARVKGAEALAAGKMGILLVAGGQGSRLGFEHPKGMYKIGPVSDATLFEIHLKKALGLAQKYGKSVPFYLMTSPVTHEETIEFLKANDNFGMPADEVFVFCQGTMPAVDDKTGKLLLSEPGELFKSPDGHGGCVAALERSGAIAHMRERGVEHLFYFQVDNPIVPMCDPELIGYHLLAESELTSIAVAKQTPEEKLGNFVMLGDRLHVIEYSDFPLDVAEQKNDDGSLRFWAGSIAIHVFGVAFLERMLSFKDALPFHIAHKKVPHLNAEGNQVDPSEPNALKFERFIFDLLPQAAKPIVVEYTEEECFAPLKNAPGAAKDTPEYVQQFMVNQHKEWLEAAGAKVADGVAVEIDPTWAVDADDVAKKVAAGTEITEPTLLK; this comes from the coding sequence ATGGCCCCCGAATCGCTACTCGCACGACTCGAACCATATCAACAACAACACGTACTCGCTTTCTGGGATTCGCTTGATGCGGACGCCCAGGCGAAGCTCGCCGCCGAAGTCGAATCGCTCGATCTGGAACTGATCGCTTCGCTATTCAAAGGCGAGGTTGACCAGCCCGACTTTGCCGAAGAAGCGCGCCGCGCGACAGAGCCTCCGGCCATGCGTTTGGCCGATCGCCGTGGAGAGGGAACCTCGAAGCTGGGACTCTCGCCCGACGAAGCCCGCGTGAAAGGTGCCGAGGCACTGGCCGCTGGCAAAATGGGCATCCTGCTCGTCGCGGGTGGTCAGGGAAGCCGACTCGGATTCGAGCACCCCAAGGGAATGTACAAGATTGGCCCGGTGTCGGACGCGACGCTGTTCGAGATTCATCTGAAGAAGGCGTTGGGGCTCGCCCAGAAGTATGGCAAGAGCGTGCCATTCTATCTGATGACCAGCCCGGTCACGCACGAAGAGACCATTGAGTTCCTGAAAGCGAACGACAACTTTGGCATGCCAGCCGACGAGGTGTTTGTGTTCTGCCAAGGCACGATGCCGGCGGTCGACGACAAAACCGGCAAGCTTCTGCTCTCCGAACCGGGCGAGCTGTTCAAGAGCCCCGATGGTCATGGCGGCTGCGTCGCCGCCCTCGAACGAAGCGGTGCGATCGCCCACATGCGCGAGCGTGGTGTCGAGCACCTATTCTACTTCCAGGTCGACAATCCCATTGTGCCGATGTGCGATCCTGAGCTCATCGGCTACCACCTGTTGGCCGAGAGCGAACTGACCTCGATTGCCGTGGCCAAGCAAACGCCGGAAGAAAAGTTGGGCAACTTCGTCATGCTCGGCGATCGGTTGCACGTGATTGAATACAGCGACTTCCCTTTGGATGTAGCGGAGCAAAAGAACGACGATGGCTCGCTACGCTTCTGGGCCGGCAGCATCGCTATTCATGTGTTCGGCGTCGCGTTCCTCGAACGCATGCTGAGCTTCAAGGACGCGCTGCCGTTCCACATCGCCCACAAGAAAGTGCCGCACCTCAATGCCGAAGGGAACCAGGTGGATCCGAGCGAGCCGAACGCACTGAAGTTCGAGCGGTTTATCTTCGACCTGTTGCCGCAGGCCGCCAAGCCGATCGTCGTGGAGTACACCGAAGAGGAATGCTTCGCCCCGCTCAAAAACGCTCCAGGCGCAGCGAAGGACACTCCCGAGTACGTCCAGCAGTTCATGGTGAACCAGCACAAGGAATGGCTGGAAGCAGCCGGCGCGAAAGTCGCCGATGGCGTGGCCGTCGAAATCGATCCCACCTGGGCGGTCGACGCCGACGACGTGGCCAAGAAGGTGGCCGCTGGCACCGAAATCACCGAGCCGACGCTGCTGAAGTAA
- a CDS encoding site-2 protease family protein, giving the protein MLNEPPPSPADLHFRIAGIPVRIHPFFWLVGLFLGLGGNNRDPLFAVSWIVVLFVSILIHELGHAFMQRRFGGWPRIVLHGFGGLAICGDCDRSPRSQILISFAGPVAGFLFAAVVIGFVLLMSPAVAFVPLWQATPAGFGETMYPSWLVVGYFWFRPFGSSGVMVAVFQLLQINIVWGLVNLLPIYPLDGGQIAREVLTLGRNTQYGLELSMKISIGAAIAMAVVGLAFFHSFFIAVMFGFLAYNNFQLWQAYTGRGNGMGW; this is encoded by the coding sequence ATGCTCAACGAACCACCTCCCTCGCCGGCTGATTTGCATTTTCGGATTGCGGGTATCCCGGTACGCATCCATCCCTTTTTCTGGCTCGTCGGTTTGTTCTTGGGATTGGGAGGGAATAACCGCGATCCTCTCTTCGCGGTGTCGTGGATTGTTGTGTTGTTTGTCTCGATTCTCATTCACGAATTGGGGCATGCATTCATGCAGCGACGGTTCGGAGGTTGGCCACGCATCGTACTGCATGGTTTCGGCGGCTTAGCCATCTGTGGCGATTGCGATCGCTCGCCGAGGAGTCAGATTCTGATTTCATTCGCAGGACCTGTCGCAGGATTTCTGTTTGCCGCGGTTGTGATTGGTTTCGTTCTGCTGATGAGTCCCGCGGTTGCGTTTGTACCATTATGGCAAGCGACTCCCGCAGGGTTTGGAGAGACGATGTATCCGTCGTGGCTCGTCGTTGGATATTTTTGGTTTCGGCCTTTCGGTTCCTCTGGCGTGATGGTCGCGGTGTTCCAATTGCTACAGATCAACATCGTGTGGGGACTCGTGAATTTGTTGCCGATTTATCCGCTCGATGGTGGGCAAATCGCTCGCGAAGTACTCACGCTAGGACGGAACACTCAATACGGCTTGGAGCTGTCGATGAAGATCTCGATCGGCGCTGCCATTGCCATGGCCGTCGTAGGCCTCGCGTTCTTCCATAGCTTCTTTATTGCGGTGATGTTCGGTTTCTTGGCCTATAACAACTTTCAACTTTGGCAAGCCTACACTGGGCGTGGGAATGGAATGGGATGGTAG
- a CDS encoding Mrp/NBP35 family ATP-binding protein has protein sequence MADAAVTVEQVQQALSDFNDPESGRSVVKMEQVSNVAVDDGAVQVELALTSWAGPIHQAVRADCSEHLRQRLPEAKSIEVTIVEHTRPAERIGQLGLPVKSVVAVGSGKGGVGKSTVAASLSYALKASGAKVGLLDADVYGPSIPHMVGIKQKPAIADNRIQPVEKDGLKLMSMGFIVEESEAAIWRGPMLDRAIKQMLGDTNWQDLDYLIIDMPPGTGDVAITLSQSLPISGAVVVCTPQDVALLDAVKAVSMFHKVNIPLLGIVENMSFFLCPDNGKRYDIFGSGGAREKAIELRVPFLGEVPINIAIRERGDAGQTSANLSDEETSRYFQTIATQLVHNLVRERATQPAGGALPVL, from the coding sequence ATGGCGGACGCGGCCGTCACTGTCGAACAAGTCCAGCAAGCCCTGAGCGACTTCAACGACCCCGAATCGGGGCGGAGCGTCGTGAAAATGGAGCAGGTGTCCAACGTTGCCGTCGACGACGGTGCGGTACAGGTCGAACTGGCACTCACCAGCTGGGCGGGGCCCATCCATCAAGCGGTGCGGGCCGACTGCAGCGAGCACCTTCGCCAGCGTCTGCCGGAGGCGAAGTCGATCGAGGTGACCATCGTCGAGCATACCCGTCCTGCAGAGCGAATTGGGCAACTCGGGTTGCCGGTGAAGAGCGTGGTGGCCGTGGGGTCCGGTAAAGGTGGTGTCGGTAAGAGCACCGTGGCCGCCTCGCTGTCGTACGCCCTAAAGGCGAGCGGAGCGAAAGTTGGCCTGCTGGATGCCGACGTGTACGGGCCAAGCATTCCGCATATGGTCGGTATCAAGCAAAAGCCAGCGATCGCCGACAACCGTATTCAGCCGGTCGAGAAGGATGGGCTGAAGCTCATGAGCATGGGCTTCATTGTCGAAGAGAGCGAAGCGGCCATCTGGCGCGGGCCGATGCTCGACCGAGCCATCAAGCAAATGCTCGGCGACACCAACTGGCAAGACCTCGATTACTTGATTATCGACATGCCGCCAGGCACCGGCGACGTGGCCATCACTCTGTCGCAGTCGTTGCCAATCAGCGGTGCGGTCGTGGTCTGCACCCCGCAGGACGTCGCATTGCTCGATGCGGTGAAGGCGGTATCGATGTTCCACAAGGTCAACATTCCGCTGCTCGGCATCGTCGAGAACATGAGCTTCTTCCTTTGCCCCGATAACGGCAAGCGTTACGACATCTTTGGTTCAGGCGGGGCTCGGGAGAAAGCGATCGAACTTCGCGTACCCTTCCTAGGCGAAGTACCGATTAACATCGCCATCCGCGAGCGCGGCGACGCTGGCCAGACATCGGCCAACCTGAGCGACGAAGAAACGAGTCGCTACTTCCAGACAATCGCCACGCAATTGGTACACAACCTGGTTCGCGAGCGGGCCACGCAACCAGCCGGCGGTGCATTGCCGGTACTGTAG
- a CDS encoding helix-turn-helix domain-containing protein — translation MTQPSPSDALTQFRQQQAARFAPGACDALVGVSPAMERVRAQVAAAAASGANTLITGHDSRGLQQIAQSIHYRRYSSGEQGLLELDTTTALPSQLGRLLQQMLTSETQATLLIESVESLTAEQQFELLTAMARTEWQGQVLATQLVAVDNNMELETPRPALSDELQAVLTTLVIEVPPLAARPEDLPELARWYLEDLVQGSRDPAPTLTEDALDLLMIYSWPGEQTELSELLTAAAGRAREGTITARHLPKVLHHAADYESLASDRPQPIDLDDYLSRVEAALVTRALELAGGNKAEAARLLGVSRPRLYRKLEQMGLVEPTSTKPATKPTEEKPPKEKPVVEPPSTADDDIEFLPLDPE, via the coding sequence GTGACTCAGCCCTCGCCCAGCGACGCCTTAACTCAGTTCCGGCAGCAGCAAGCTGCCCGGTTTGCACCAGGGGCGTGCGATGCACTCGTGGGAGTCAGCCCGGCGATGGAGCGCGTGCGGGCTCAGGTGGCCGCAGCGGCCGCCAGCGGGGCCAACACCCTGATCACGGGACACGATTCCCGCGGCTTGCAGCAAATCGCCCAGTCGATTCACTATCGACGCTACAGCTCCGGCGAACAGGGCCTGCTCGAGCTCGACACCACTACCGCGCTCCCTAGTCAGCTCGGCCGACTGCTGCAGCAGATGCTCACCAGCGAAACGCAAGCCACGCTGTTGATTGAGTCGGTCGAGTCGCTCACCGCCGAGCAGCAGTTCGAGCTACTCACCGCCATGGCCCGCACCGAATGGCAAGGCCAAGTGTTGGCCACACAGCTCGTAGCGGTCGACAACAACATGGAACTCGAAACTCCCCGCCCAGCCTTGTCCGACGAACTGCAGGCGGTGCTTACCACGCTGGTGATCGAAGTCCCCCCGCTCGCAGCCCGTCCCGAAGACTTACCAGAGCTGGCTCGCTGGTACTTGGAAGATCTGGTGCAAGGCTCGCGCGATCCCGCGCCGACGCTCACCGAAGATGCCTTGGACCTACTGATGATTTACTCCTGGCCGGGGGAGCAAACCGAGCTAAGCGAGTTGCTCACCGCCGCGGCCGGGCGGGCACGCGAAGGCACCATCACCGCGCGACACCTGCCGAAGGTGCTGCATCACGCAGCCGACTACGAATCGCTGGCTAGCGACCGCCCTCAACCGATCGACTTGGACGACTACCTAAGTCGCGTCGAAGCCGCCTTAGTCACCCGGGCGTTGGAGTTGGCTGGCGGCAACAAAGCCGAGGCCGCTCGGCTGCTCGGCGTGTCGAGACCGCGACTCTACCGCAAGCTGGAACAAATGGGGCTGGTGGAACCGACCTCTACGAAGCCGGCCACCAAACCGACGGAAGAGAAACCACCGAAAGAGAAGCCTGTGGTCGAACCACCCTCCACAGCCGACGACGACATCGAGTTCCTTCCGCTCGACCCCGAATAA
- a CDS encoding calmodulin-binding protein: MLLAGLSAETAEAQQAYGRAWGHTYTTQDWNRFYHYPYVYYPQNYWGSEYYRSADSLYYRYPPEMRIPVYNKRWHNYYPSPRKYHSGHHFILDVF, translated from the coding sequence ATGCTGCTTGCCGGTCTGTCGGCCGAAACGGCCGAAGCTCAGCAGGCCTATGGCCGGGCTTGGGGCCATACTTACACGACCCAAGACTGGAACCGGTTCTATCACTACCCGTACGTGTACTACCCTCAGAACTACTGGGGCAGTGAGTACTACCGCAGTGCCGATAGCCTGTACTACCGCTATCCGCCTGAAATGCGAATCCCGGTCTACAACAAGCGTTGGCACAACTACTATCCGTCGCCACGCAAGTACCACTCCGGACACCACTTCATTCTCGACGTCTTTTGA
- a CDS encoding redoxin family protein translates to MSRSSFGKTIASFALLSMALTLPVNAEDSPSEEPAKEGPTWYRTDGEFTELPSSPDQWLNSAPLSREDLKGKGIILYFFEEQCPSCRGKWPRLLEISEAAEELPVVFIAVNSGNSAAEVSSYLKQNKIDWPTIVDTDRSFEKKTIASEISLNNIFQTGVSLSTGEWKQASVDEMSLAAKAAAEGGNWKVDPSEVPESLRRAWRNIEIGNYAQSSREVMREGRDGDGESKAAAKKLYIIVKQSMDSELAEIGKLMKAGESWSAYQALDLFRDKYNGYPMHSAVDEEYKKLSQLDEVKEQNRAAKKLAAAIRQGSTGAPLAVKRAIESLEDIVDDYPETDAAAEAQSLLDKVNGGTN, encoded by the coding sequence ATGTCACGCTCTTCGTTCGGCAAGACCATCGCCTCGTTCGCGCTACTCTCGATGGCATTGACTCTCCCAGTAAACGCCGAGGACTCTCCTTCCGAAGAGCCGGCCAAAGAGGGCCCCACCTGGTACCGCACCGATGGCGAGTTCACCGAGCTACCCTCGTCGCCTGACCAATGGTTGAACAGCGCACCGCTGTCGCGAGAAGATCTGAAGGGCAAGGGAATCATTCTGTATTTCTTCGAAGAGCAATGCCCTAGCTGTCGAGGCAAGTGGCCAAGACTTCTTGAAATCAGCGAAGCAGCGGAGGAATTACCGGTCGTGTTCATCGCGGTGAACTCTGGTAACTCCGCAGCCGAGGTTAGCAGCTACCTCAAGCAAAATAAAATCGACTGGCCCACCATCGTCGACACCGATCGATCGTTCGAGAAGAAAACGATTGCCAGCGAGATTAGCTTGAACAATATCTTTCAAACCGGTGTGAGCCTATCCACAGGCGAGTGGAAACAGGCCTCGGTCGACGAAATGTCGCTAGCCGCCAAGGCCGCTGCGGAAGGTGGCAATTGGAAAGTCGATCCTTCCGAGGTTCCCGAATCGCTTCGCCGAGCCTGGCGGAATATCGAAATCGGCAACTACGCCCAGTCGTCCCGCGAGGTGATGCGGGAAGGTCGCGACGGCGACGGCGAATCGAAGGCTGCCGCAAAGAAGCTCTACATCATCGTTAAGCAATCGATGGATAGCGAACTCGCCGAAATCGGCAAGTTGATGAAAGCGGGCGAAAGTTGGAGTGCCTATCAGGCCTTGGACCTCTTCCGCGACAAGTACAACGGCTACCCAATGCACTCGGCTGTGGATGAAGAGTACAAGAAGCTGAGCCAGTTGGATGAGGTAAAAGAGCAGAACCGGGCGGCCAAGAAACTGGCCGCGGCTATCCGCCAAGGCTCGACCGGCGCGCCGCTGGCGGTCAAGAGAGCAATCGAATCTCTGGAAGATATCGTCGACGACTATCCCGAAACCGACGCCGCCGCAGAAGCCCAATCGCTGCTCGACAAGGTGAATGGTGGAACCAACTAA
- a CDS encoding HU family DNA-binding protein, which yields MSPKELTDQLASRTGIDTASVEKVLNALAAAAREGAAEGFLLPGLGRLQIIPGKVRKGINPFTGEETTLHAPAEVEFTLDPQAKQAMLDAWDPTQASDDSVTEPLPRVRLRPDLEDSILADAGVDASQNTNCQLGGTPDWIQQPEVPTCCSREMVFYGQLDSIGGPFMLLDVGMIYVFYCEQCYSTRSVLQFH from the coding sequence ATGTCGCCGAAAGAGCTTACCGACCAACTGGCTAGTCGCACTGGAATAGATACCGCGAGCGTCGAGAAGGTACTCAATGCCCTGGCGGCTGCGGCCCGCGAAGGAGCAGCCGAAGGTTTCTTACTACCGGGATTGGGACGATTGCAGATCATTCCGGGTAAAGTTCGCAAAGGTATCAATCCGTTTACTGGTGAAGAGACCACCCTACACGCTCCTGCCGAGGTCGAGTTCACGCTTGATCCGCAAGCCAAGCAAGCAATGCTTGACGCCTGGGATCCTACGCAGGCCTCTGATGATTCTGTAACCGAACCATTGCCAAGAGTCCGCTTGAGGCCCGACCTGGAAGACTCCATCCTGGCAGATGCCGGCGTTGACGCCTCGCAGAACACCAACTGCCAACTTGGCGGCACGCCCGATTGGATTCAGCAGCCCGAGGTCCCCACTTGTTGCAGCCGCGAGATGGTGTTCTACGGTCAACTCGACTCGATCGGGGGACCATTCATGCTGCTCGATGTGGGCATGATCTATGTGTTCTACTGCGAACAGTGCTATTCCACACGTTCCGTGTTGCAGTTCCACTAG
- a CDS encoding TlpA disulfide reductase family protein, which produces MIAYRCARCLTVLLSLAMLSMSAMAQEEPQADKPSEIQLPMSSDQWLNFPPLSLDRLKDKGVVLYFFEEDCPKCAGKWPDHLATAREHMTEPVVVIGVNSGNTPAEVAQYVQQHNITWPIIVDTDRSLERQMLANPISLKNIAALYIRTPDGKWQQRSSSRLSQAITAAGKEAHWRVKPESVPAELRPAWGFVELGNFSAALPLIVRAERRGNEQVKATAQLLRDAVATELDNEQLAVRELLKEGNDWQAYKSIHSLVETYEGFDIDAELTDKLAELKDSETVKQQEEAAKKLAAAFRVGAPNTPAAVKRATAMLERLVENYPNTEAAEQASDLLEQLNPTPGFGN; this is translated from the coding sequence ATGATTGCTTACCGCTGCGCACGCTGTCTGACCGTCTTGCTCTCGCTCGCCATGCTGTCGATGTCCGCAATGGCCCAAGAGGAGCCCCAGGCCGACAAGCCAAGTGAGATTCAGCTCCCCATGTCGTCCGACCAGTGGCTTAACTTTCCACCGCTGTCGCTCGACCGCCTGAAAGACAAAGGGGTCGTGCTCTACTTCTTTGAGGAGGACTGCCCGAAGTGCGCCGGTAAGTGGCCCGATCATCTTGCCACCGCCCGCGAACACATGACCGAACCCGTCGTGGTGATCGGCGTAAACTCCGGCAATACGCCGGCCGAGGTCGCCCAGTACGTACAGCAGCACAATATCACCTGGCCAATCATTGTCGACACCGATCGTTCGCTCGAACGACAAATGCTGGCCAACCCGATCTCGTTGAAAAACATCGCCGCGCTCTACATCCGCACGCCCGATGGCAAATGGCAACAACGCAGCAGCAGCCGGTTGTCGCAAGCCATAACCGCGGCCGGCAAAGAAGCTCACTGGCGGGTGAAGCCCGAATCGGTACCAGCGGAACTCCGCCCCGCGTGGGGATTCGTCGAGCTGGGCAACTTCTCGGCCGCGCTGCCGCTAATCGTGCGGGCCGAACGCCGGGGCAACGAGCAGGTGAAAGCCACGGCTCAGCTATTACGCGACGCGGTGGCCACGGAACTCGACAACGAGCAACTTGCGGTGCGTGAGCTTTTGAAGGAGGGAAACGATTGGCAAGCCTACAAATCCATCCACTCCCTGGTTGAGACCTACGAAGGCTTCGACATCGACGCGGAACTTACCGACAAGCTAGCGGAACTCAAAGACTCCGAAACGGTTAAGCAGCAGGAGGAAGCCGCCAAGAAACTCGCAGCCGCGTTCCGAGTGGGTGCCCCGAATACGCCAGCCGCAGTGAAACGAGCCACCGCCATGCTGGAACGTCTGGTCGAGAACTACCCTAACACCGAAGCAGCCGAGCAAGCCAGCGACCTGTTGGAACAGCTAAATCCTACTCCTGGCTTTGGAAACTGA
- a CDS encoding creatininase family protein — protein MPLRPYLLAETNLRRLQAEPPRVAVLPWGATEAHNYHMPYGTDVYEAQAIAGEAARRAAELGTPAIVLPVIPFGNDGQQLDQVATISITTATSLAILGDVAHSLVTQGIDRLLIVNGHGGNHFKPTIRDLEAKFPLLVVLANFFDLATDTHQQLFELPGDHADEMETSLMLHLHPELVEFDQAGPGTRVATPLDDLKQLGAWSPRPWSKCHPDTGSGDPSRATAEKGQRYFEAITESLAQIIARMASSDCDSLVPEV, from the coding sequence ATGCCTTTGCGTCCTTACCTGCTTGCCGAAACTAATCTCCGCCGATTGCAAGCCGAGCCGCCTCGCGTGGCGGTACTCCCCTGGGGAGCCACCGAGGCTCACAACTACCACATGCCTTATGGCACCGATGTGTACGAAGCCCAGGCCATTGCGGGCGAAGCCGCGCGGCGGGCTGCCGAGCTTGGCACGCCGGCCATTGTGCTGCCGGTGATTCCGTTCGGCAACGACGGACAGCAACTCGACCAGGTAGCCACGATCAGCATCACCACCGCAACCTCGCTGGCAATTCTTGGCGATGTCGCCCACTCGCTGGTCACGCAAGGCATCGACCGACTGCTCATCGTCAACGGCCATGGTGGCAATCACTTCAAACCGACGATTCGCGATCTCGAGGCCAAGTTCCCGCTGTTAGTGGTGCTGGCCAATTTTTTTGATCTGGCGACCGACACCCATCAGCAACTCTTCGAACTGCCTGGCGATCACGCCGACGAGATGGAAACCAGCTTGATGCTGCACCTGCATCCCGAGTTGGTGGAGTTCGATCAGGCGGGCCCTGGCACTCGTGTCGCGACGCCACTCGACGATCTCAAGCAACTCGGGGCCTGGTCGCCCAGGCCTTGGTCGAAGTGCCATCCCGACACCGGCAGCGGCGATCCCTCCCGGGCCACGGCAGAAAAAGGGCAACGCTACTTCGAAGCCATCACCGAGTCCCTGGCTCAGATCATCGCCCGCATGGCTTCAAGCGATTGCGATTCGCTGGTGCCTGAGGTCTAG